CTTACTTCTTTTACACTAACAGATTGTGCTTCTAAATCTTGTCTATTAATTTCAACATTGAAATGACCAGAGTTAGCTAACATACAACCGTCTTTCATGTATTTGAAGTCATCTCCATGAATAATATTAATATTACCAGTTACAGTTATAATTAAATCAGCTTCTTTAACAGCTTCACGGATAGGCATTACTCTAAATCCATCCATTCTAGCTTCAAGTGCTCTAATTGGATTAACTTCTGTAACAATAACATTTGCACCTAATCCTTTTGCTCTAGCTGCAACACCACGACCACACCAGCCGTATCCGCAAACAACAACTATTTTACCAGCTATTAACATGTTAGTTGTACCCATTATTGCATCAAAACTAGATTGACCAGTTCCATATCTGTTATCAAATAAATATTTAGTGTAAGCATCATTTACAGCAACAACAGGGAATTCTAATGCTCCATCCTTATTCATAGCTTCCAATCTATGAACACCAGTGGTAGTTTCTTCACATGCTCCTTTAATATTCTCTAAAATATCTCTCCTTTCATTGTGAAGAACCATGATCATATCTGCACCATCATCAATAATGATGTCCGGTTTATGGTCAAGAACTGCATTAATAGTTTCATAATATTCTTCATCAGACTGTTCTCTCCAACCATAAATATTAAGACCTAACTCTACACCACCAGCTACTGCATCATCATGAGTAGAAAGAGGATTACAACCAGTCATAGCTACTTCAGCACCACCCGCTTGTAAAGTTAATCCTAAATTAATAGTTTTAGGTTCTAAATGTAAGCAAGAACCAATAGTAATTCCTTCAAAAGGTTTAGTTTCTTCAAATTCCTTTTTAATATGTTCTAGAACAGGCATGTGTTTTTGAACCCATTCAATTTTTCTAACACCTTCTGGTGCCAATGACATATCTTTAACTTTACTCATAAACTCACCAATAAAATAGTACTATTTTAATTTTATTTTTTCACATATATTAAAATTTACTCAAAAAATAAAGATAAATAGCAATATTAATAAAAGATACAATAACAAAAAAAGAAGAGGTTTTTCTATGAAAATTATCTGCCCAAATTGCGGCAATGAAGTGAATGATGAAAATAAATTCTGCGATATATGTGGATATAAACTTGGAAAATCAAATTTTGAAGGATTTATCCAAGCATCAGACAATAACCTGTCTTTAACTTCAATTATATTTTCTCTATTAACAGCGGGAATTATATTTTTCATATTTTCATTTATCTGTTTTATAGCTGCAGACTCAGATATGTCCATTATTCTTTATACAATTAGTGCATTTGCTTCTGCATTTATTGGAGGACTTATTCTCGGATATTTATGTGGAAACTGGAATAAATCAAAAGGAAATCTTATAATAACTATTGGTGGATTTATTAGCTGTCTTTTATTAGGTAGTGGAGCAATGTTTGGAATTGGAATTAAATCTATACAAGCAGTAAACAGTCAAGTTGAAGCTATTAATTCCAACTTAAATTCAGCAGGATTTAATTCACTAAACACAAGTGCTGGATCTTATGCAAGTTCCTCAATTGAATCTTCATCATCAAACCTATTAATAGAAATTATTCTTGTGTTAGTTTTAATTATTGCACTTTACTCTGTTGGAACATACATTGGAGCATATCTTAAAAACAATGAATAAATTTTTTAATCTTTTATTTTTTTATTTTTTATATGAAAAAATAGTTGAAATAGGTAAAAAAACGAAATACTTATATATTATAAAAATATTATATATAAATGTCTGATGCCGGGGTGGCTCAGCTGGTTAGAGCGCACGGCTCATAGGGTAATAAAGCAGTGCTCTGACTTATTCCTGGGATACCGTGAGGCCGCGGGTTCGAATCCCGCTCCCGGCATCTTTAATCCCAGGAATTCATACTTTTAACTATTTTTAATAAAATTTAACTACTTTTTTAACAAAATTTACTGGTTTTATACAAATATTTTAATATCCTCAAAATAAACTTATTATTAAGTCATCTAATTTTCAAATGGAGGGTATAATGTTATACAGAGAACTTGGAAAAACCAAAGAAAAAGTCTCAATTTTAGGTTTTGGATCTATGAGGCTTCCAACAAAAGGAAGCAATGACAAAATAGACACCGAAGAAGCAAGCAAAATGCTTACATATGGACTTGAAAATGGAATCAACATAATTGATACTGCTTATCCTTATCATTGCGAATCCCTTGATGGAGACGGTAACAGTGAACGTTTCATTGGTGAATTTTTAAAAGAAAACAGCTATCGTGATGATGTGCTTGTATCTACAAAATCACCATGCTGGTTAATAGAAAAAAAAGAAGATTTCGATGATTACCTTGATAAACAGCTAAAAAAGCTTCAAACTGATTACATCGACCTTTATATGCTTCATTCATTAACTGAAAATGACTGGAAAAAAGTTAAAGAATTAGAAGTTCTTGATTTTTTAGATGATGCTCTAAGTTCTGGTAAAATTAATCATGTTGGATTTTCAGCACATACAGAAATTGATTATCTAATTGAAATTGTTGATGAATACCCTAAATGGGAAGCTGTTCTTACACAAATGAATTATCTAGATGAATATTACCAAAGTGGGATAATGGGTCTAGACTATCTTAAAAATCTTAATATTGGAACTATGATAATGGAACCTCTTAGAGGAGGCAGATTAGTTCAAAACATCCCTCCAGAAATACAAAAAATGTGGAACACAGCCGAAGTTAAAAGAACTCCAGTTGAATGGGCTTTACAATACCTTTGGGACAGAGAAGATGTGGACTGTGTTTTAAGTGGGATGAGCAGTCTTGAACAAGTAAAAGAAAATATTGAAATCGCATCTAGAAGCTATCCCAACTCTATTTCTGAATCAGATAGTGAATTAATCCGTGAAGTAGCAAGAAAATATAGAAGCTACAGAGGCAATGAATGCTCATACTGTGGGTACTGTATGCCGTGCCCTCATGGAGTGAATATTGTAGACTGCTTTAAAGAGTACAATATAGGACATATGCTTAACAATCCACATGGAAGTGCATTACAGTACTTTACACTAATTGGTGAAAATGCAAGAGCAGATAACTGTCTTGACTGTGGAGAATGTGATTTCATATGTACTCAAATGTTAAATATACCTGAAGAACTTGAAAAAGTTTCAGAATACTTTGGATTGGAATTCAACCATTATTAGGTGGTAACAATGCCTGAAAGATTTAAAGAGATGGGATATTGGGAATTAGTAACACGTCAAATGAGTATTGTAACAAAAAGTGAACAAACAAGATTTAAAGATGCTAAAATAGCTGTTATGGGCTGTGGAGGCATTGGTGGTGAAGTAATTGAAATGTTAGCCCGAATGGGAGTTGGAGAACTTAATGTAGTTGACAATGATTACTTTGACTTAAGCAATATCAATAGACAAGTTTTAAGCAACTTTGAAAATCTTGGATTATCCAAATCAGAAGTTGCAAAAGAAAAAGTGCGTCAAATTAATCCATATACTAAAGTTATTGCATTTAAAGATGATATTAATGAAGAAAATATCTCCCAAATAGTTGATGACAGTGATATCATTATTGATTGCTTAGATAATCTATTAACAAGAGTAATTGTATCCAGATATGCCAAATTCAATAATATTCCATTTATTCATGGAGCTATTCACGGCACATTAGGTCAAATTACTGTTTTTACAAATGAAAAAGATATAGATTATGAAACAATGTTCAATTTACCATCAAAAGATAAAAAATTAGATGAAACTATAAAAGATGAACTTAATAAGTTAGCTAGTGAAAAACCACCCGTCATAGGACCTACTGCAAATATTGTTGGATGTATGCAGGCAATTGAAGCTTTTAAAATTATCACAGGAATTGGAAAAATTGTTACTGCTCCTGAAATTTTAAATTTTGATTTATTAAATCTAGCAACATTTTCAATAGAATAATTGAACATAATAAGATTAATAACCTTTTATTTTTCCTTTTTTTAAACAAAA
This region of Methanobrevibacter woesei genomic DNA includes:
- the ahcY gene encoding adenosylhomocysteinase — its product is MSKVKDMSLAPEGVRKIEWVQKHMPVLEHIKKEFEETKPFEGITIGSCLHLEPKTINLGLTLQAGGAEVAMTGCNPLSTHDDAVAGGVELGLNIYGWREQSDEEYYETINAVLDHKPDIIIDDGADMIMVLHNERRDILENIKGACEETTTGVHRLEAMNKDGALEFPVVAVNDAYTKYLFDNRYGTGQSSFDAIMGTTNMLIAGKIVVVCGYGWCGRGVAARAKGLGANVIVTEVNPIRALEARMDGFRVMPIREAVKEADLIITVTGNINIIHGDDFKYMKDGCMLANSGHFNVEINRQDLEAQSVSVKEVRESIEMFTMKDGRKIYLLADGRLVNLAAARGQGHPAEIMDMSFAVQALSAKYILNNELPVTVQKAPDEIDNTVASLKLKAMGIEIDSLSNRQVEYMNDWHEGT
- a CDS encoding zinc ribbon domain-containing protein, producing the protein MKIICPNCGNEVNDENKFCDICGYKLGKSNFEGFIQASDNNLSLTSIIFSLLTAGIIFFIFSFICFIAADSDMSIILYTISAFASAFIGGLILGYLCGNWNKSKGNLIITIGGFISCLLLGSGAMFGIGIKSIQAVNSQVEAINSNLNSAGFNSLNTSAGSYASSSIESSSSNLLIEIILVLVLIIALYSVGTYIGAYLKNNE
- a CDS encoding aldo/keto reductase, yielding MLYRELGKTKEKVSILGFGSMRLPTKGSNDKIDTEEASKMLTYGLENGINIIDTAYPYHCESLDGDGNSERFIGEFLKENSYRDDVLVSTKSPCWLIEKKEDFDDYLDKQLKKLQTDYIDLYMLHSLTENDWKKVKELEVLDFLDDALSSGKINHVGFSAHTEIDYLIEIVDEYPKWEAVLTQMNYLDEYYQSGIMGLDYLKNLNIGTMIMEPLRGGRLVQNIPPEIQKMWNTAEVKRTPVEWALQYLWDREDVDCVLSGMSSLEQVKENIEIASRSYPNSISESDSELIREVARKYRSYRGNECSYCGYCMPCPHGVNIVDCFKEYNIGHMLNNPHGSALQYFTLIGENARADNCLDCGECDFICTQMLNIPEELEKVSEYFGLEFNHY
- a CDS encoding HesA/MoeB/ThiF family protein, which gives rise to MPERFKEMGYWELVTRQMSIVTKSEQTRFKDAKIAVMGCGGIGGEVIEMLARMGVGELNVVDNDYFDLSNINRQVLSNFENLGLSKSEVAKEKVRQINPYTKVIAFKDDINEENISQIVDDSDIIIDCLDNLLTRVIVSRYAKFNNIPFIHGAIHGTLGQITVFTNEKDIDYETMFNLPSKDKKLDETIKDELNKLASEKPPVIGPTANIVGCMQAIEAFKIITGIGKIVTAPEILNFDLLNLATFSIE